The DNA region tcctgaccagggcaaagtcaaagtagtttcctgaacacatccaaGCACCTCGAGGGACCAAGCTACTGGAGGTGAGGGCTGAGAGCCATAATctcgggggatatctaggtcaacgggcataacatagtttatgaagaaaatgttctatatcctactttgatgagtagcacctggggtcttaaaagcttgcaagtggccatctaagacacccctattggtcccatcccattcagagcaaaggagaatgaagaaagtaaaagacacaggaaaacatcAGCCCAAAGGCCTAAtgcaccacatgaaccagagcctctaCCAGcgtgagcccagaagaactgatggtgcccggctaccaccacccatggctctgacagggttcacaatagaaggtcccagagagagtgggagaaaaatgtagaacaaaattcaaattcacaaaaaaagatcagacttactagtctcacagagactggaggaacccccgagactatgaactgaaactactccggaagtccaccttccagccaaagattaaaacaaacagcACACATAAGGAACATGcaccttagttcaatcaagtaaaaaaattttttttttcaatcaagtatacgatgccaaatgggcaacacctgctcaaaagcaaagacaaggcaggaagggacaggaaaactggacaaggggaacctggggtagaaagggaaagggggagagtgctgacacattgtggggattgcaaccaatgctaaaaaacaattagtgtataaatttttgaatgagaatctaatttgtgttgtaaactttcacctaaagcataactgaaaaaaaaaaagagagaagggaaaaaaaagaccaggcttaccagtctgacagagactggaggaaaccctgagactatggcccccacacactctaactcagaactgaaagcaCTCCCAAAACCCACTTTTCAGacatagacaggcctataaagcaaacagtaacacatgtgaagaacatgcttcttagttcaatcaagtatacgcgACCAAATGGGAACCTTCTGCCCAAGaacaagacgagaaggcaggaagggacaggaactagtcgaatggacacaaggaacccaaggtggaaaggggagaatgctgtcacattgtggggattgcaaccaatgtcaaagcaatatgtgtataaatttttgaatgagaaactaacttgagctgtaaactttcacctgaagcacaataaaaagggggggggcgggggaagaGGGGCAAACTAACATCCCCAGTGTGATGCAATGAGAAACACAAAACATTCAACTATCTGTTAttttggcaaaaaagaaaaaaaataattaacctAAACAACCACATGAATCCAGATTGTTGGATGCACTACAAGACAACTGACCTGCACACTCTAAAACTGTCAATGTCAAGAAAGACTAAAAAGGACAGGGAGACTAGAGAGATGACAACCAAATGCAGTGTGCAACCTTGACTAAaccttggattaaaaaaaaaaaaaggctttacaaGACATTTTAGAGAGAACTGGAGAAATCTGAATATCAGATAATATTATTGTACTCAATATTAAATTTCTTAGATGTGATAATTATATTGTGGTCATGTAAAAGAATGTCTTTGTTCTTAGGAGATACATGTTGAAGCATTTACACGTGAGACATTATTGATGTCTAGGTGGTGTAGTGAATTACTTTGATATGGTCCTTCATGGTCTTGTAACGACCACAAAATGACtgagtgagactatgcaaataatgtgtttgtggcccaccaaagggactgtGAAGCCTGCTAatgatgcaaataaggtgcatggaacccttgtgggGATGTGACCATACAAATAAGGTATacagaaccctaacaaggggactggtcagttttaccatcctgctaggcttaaaataagccaaTCCCAGAGGCTGAGAGAGGACCTCACTACTACTaccaagaagaagagctgggagcagagttgtgtccttcagacccagggtccctgcactgagaatctcctagacccgggagacagagagctgtagcacctgagatggtgcaagacagcatggcagcagagaaatggcagcagcataAGACCAGTTTAAGATGGTGCTGCGGGGTTCCCAGCCCACTAAGGAATGAGGCAAAGCGGGTGTGCctacccacagagcgagagagctgagcacctttgggccaaGACTTactgagtggggtgcctctgggcacttactggcagagctaaagagctctgtaacatgtgcccaagcagggcagagggacCACGGGGACAATGGGGTGAGGTGCTGAGAGCTGAGAGgtctgcctgcaggcacagctaagaagctgtcctgactgaagaactgtatcctgagtcactcctgatcctgaattgtaaactgttacttctctaataaagcccataactgtgagtatagtctgtgagttctatgtggccattgcaacgaattatcggACTGAGCAGAGCAGTAGAGagcgctgtgggagggacagcttgtgtcagaactggtaaaatggCTGGAGGGTTGGGGTATGTTTGATCTGCACCTCACAGGAATTGGCCTTGGGTTGATTCTCTCTCCTACCCCTTGGAAGTCAGACTAGGAGGTCTGATGCCGCCATGCCATTTCTACAGTCTGCAGCTTATTCTCAACTGGTCTAGGGGAAAAAAGCACAtctatctattaaaaaaataaagcaatatagaaaaatatgtaCACAATTGATGAATCTAGATGAAGGATGTATGGGTGAGTactttttcaacttttctgtaagtttgtatatttttaaaataaaaaattggggGAAAACCTTGGGGTGACAGTACAAGCTGAGATCAGAATACTGTTGCTCAGATGTCTCAAGTGGGGTTCAGGCTTACCTGGGGCTGATCTCATCAGAAATATCCACAATGTCATCCAGCTGGGCCACCTGGTCTTTCTTCCCATTCTCTGCCACTGAGATCCGGATTTTCTTCAGGCTGGCTTTGGATGCCTTCACCAGTGCAAGGCATGGGACTATGAGCTCCTGATCTTCCTCTGACCAGTATACATCCCGATTGTTTGGAAACCCCAATGCATCTTCTTCAGCATCATTATGGCCATCAGAGTCCACCCTATGGTCATTCACTAAGTTGTCCTCCTCATTCAAGAGTCCAGAGTAAGGGTCACATTCTTCCACAGCCTAAGACATATGGTGAcatatgtgaattaaaaaaaaaaaaaaaggcatattatATGTTCAGACTACACCTGAGTTGTGCAAAAACCCCAGGCAGCTTCTTCACTAATGGCTATAGGGTTGCATCACTTTACAAACCCTGCTCTCAGTCTCCTAGTTCAGCAACAGAACAAGGGAAGCGGTACTGGACATATGTTGGCATGGGATGGGAGACGGGAGATGGGAGACAGAGAAGAGTGAGGATGGCACCTAGGTGGCCAATGCTCATCTCTTTACAATCAATTCTCATTTACTAGACCCCAAGTTGCCTTCCAATGACCAGCAAAAACAGAGGTCCCCTCACCCGCTCCATTTCCTCATGTGCATCCTTCACAAAATTCACACTCTTCGTCAGCATTAAAAGGGCTGCGGCTTTGTTATCTATGAGTGAAAAATCAGAAGCACtagaattagaagaaaaaagCAACAATTAAGACTGCAAAGAGAAACCACTGAAAGAAGTGCCAAAAACAATCAACGAGGGCCACGGTTTAATGTAAAATTCATCTCACACACTCTCCCCCTCACCGGTATGCAGACAGGGGGCTAAAAAGCTTTTCTTCATTCAccccaagaagaaataaaaggatcaCGTGATGTTTCTCATCATGGTCCTCTGGGACAAACACTCCCTTTGGCCTAGCTCGCTGTACCTCATAAATGCCCCAATGTGTCTCCAGATACCACTCCTGGGGCAGGACCAGGAAAACAAACCACATTTGTTCAACAAGAAACAGAGCCACAGTAAGAGGGAGTTTGAATTTAGAAGTATTGGCATTAGAGAATAGCAAAAAGTATTAATACCTATTTTCTGATGTTGGCGATACACTATATACATTTCACTAAAATCCTTGTGTCAGTCAAAATACATGCATGTCACAAAGCTGGAAGCCAGATGTGAAGAGGTCTCTCTTCTCTGGCTAGCATTCAGTGGCCCACTTCCCACTGTCACCCACCTCTTGGTATCCGAGGCACCTGCTGACAGGCAACCCAGACAGTGTTGCAGAAAATAAGGTCCTTGTTCTCGGGGCTGGAGAGAGGAATCAATAAGGATGTATCAATGACCTAGGTTCCTGTTTCCTAAAAATCTCCTTCCTGCTGGTCACTATTTTTAGCTATCAGTAATTCTGCTGTTGGATTGAGTTTTTTCCCTCCCTGAAGCAAGGAACCCCATTAGGGGATAGTCCAATCTGTGGCAGCCTTACCTCTGGGAGGGAGTGATGAGGAGCGCTTCCACGAGCTGCGTCATGCCATCCACAATGTCCAGAATGCTGCCCCGTACCACCTTTCGCAGGGTGATTCCTAGGCCGAACCCAGAGAATAAGCAGCCCTGGTCTTTCAGAAGTCACCATCTGTTTCCCCAGAGTCTAAGCATTACAGAACTATGAGGTAACCCACATGCTTTAACTGGAGTGCCCACCATAAAACTCAGGTCTTATTTACAGCCCCATGTCATTTTCTTATCTAATCCTCAGTGCTGGTTTCCAAAGGACATCTGGAACAAGTCCTTCCATCACAGCATGTATTCATTCATTAGGACAGCAGTCCCTTGACAACTGTGGATGAAACACTGGAAGTCTAAACCATTTGTGGGTAATCCTGAAGATCTATGGTATGCATACTTATTTATGTTTTTGCAAAGGCAATAGGTCCACAAGCAGGGCTAGAGGGCACTTAACCCATGAGGGAGCTTGGAAAGAGGGTGTGATATAATATGGGTGGAGGAGagtaaggatggcataggactgggtatGGGGCTGAGATGCAGCCAGCAGCTCTGTGGTTAGAACTGGCTGGACAAGGAAGAGCCAGTGAGAAGAATTAAAAGCCTTAGAGTCAGGCAAGGCAGGGGATATTGGGAGTGACAAGGAACACAGCATCCATACCTGCTTGTTGGTAGAGGTcacttaccaaaccaaaccaaacccagtgccgtcaagtcaattctgactcatagtgaccctataggacagagtagaactgccccatagagtttccaaggagcgcctggcagattcgaactgctgaccctctggttagcagctgtagtacttaatcactatgccaccagggtttccagaggtcaCTTATGTTATTAAATTATTCGTGACTGCATCTTATGAGGGAATGTTACATGCTCAAATTGGGGTAAAGGTAAAGGTCTCATGACATAACCTGTCATGTCAGCAAAGATCTACCCTACAAACTGAATGCTATGTGTACTTAGTGGCTTACTCACCCTGACCCTTGGGAAGCGAGTAGTACACGGCAATaattgcctcaatggcaacaCGAATTAGCTCACAGAACCTCTGGGTTTCCTATAAGGTAACAGACCAAGTTCAAGACGAAAACAGGAAATGGATTAGATCAACATGGTCAATGTATCTAATGTGGAGGACAGCAGACATCTGTACAGCATCATCAAATATCTTCTGAAATCATACCGTGAGTAAGGTCTTGTGCTATACTCATCACATACCAGAGAGGAGTTAGCTAGACACCAGACTCTGGGCAAACAACTCAATAAAACATTAAGAAACAGCAGGAAAAACTTATCTCTGAACTCTATAGCTCAATATAGTAGTGATCTGCTGTGAAGTACTCACCATATCTTAGACCAAGATCTGGCAAACTATAGCCCACAGGCCAAATCAAGCCTACTGCCAAGTTTTGTAAgtaaagtacagtaaaacctgcaaaagctggaacctgtgtaaggtggaaacctgtcagagaggaAAACTCAATTTTTTTCCAATAAACCAAGCgagagaaaagtggtaaggctgcaccctgtgaaaggcagaaaacttgcaaggcctagaaaaacaaggcagtcctgttgagttctggctctgacaggtttcactgtattactGGAACACAATTATCTACTATTTGCCAACTCCTGTCTTAGACCATTATATCTCCCCACCCTCATTCTCTCCTTTGTTTTAATAGAATCACATGGACTCAGCAATGTTCAATGTTGACTCTCTTCCTCTAAAGCAGTCACTGGCTTTCTCCTACCTTCCTTGTCTTCACTTAATCTGCTAAGTTCTAAGCCCGTGCTATGCCAGGTGTGGCCCACAGGTTGGTGCCAATCCACAAACTGTTTATTACCAGTCCAGGATGATATAAATACAGTGATTGAGAATAAGTATTTAGGCACTTTCATGGCAATTTGACATTGTGTAACATCCAAGCACACAGTTTTCTAAAAATATCTATCAGTCCATAATGGGTGATATTCCTCATCTGAATGATCGCTGCTCAAAACCACGAGAGCTCATTCAACTCCGTAGTTTTCAGTGTATCAGTATTCAGTGTATTTTAAACTACAGGACTAAGATGCTGAGATTCCTTATATATGTCGTTCAAATAAAACCAAattctaaatttaaattttcaCCCATGAGTAAAATCACTGTACTGAGCATGTACAGAAAAATAGTTCTATGTTGCCTCCTCATGGGATCTTACTAGCTATGAATTTTGGCAAGTCCTAAGTGTATATGAAAGAAAGGAATCTGCATATAAGAGGAAAAAAGGTAATACTGCTAGTTCCTTTGATAGAAATATTGACTTTCTTCCACGAAGCTTTTAAAGTGCTGTACTCCGAGTCATCCCGTTTCCTCAACACAGATCTCTGAGGTATGAGGAGGGGGTTTATCATTGTGGGTTCAGTGAAAGAATGTATCATTTCAAAGCATCGGAGACTGAAACTACTGACCATGAGAATGAAGTAAGTCAATGAGTATGCCACTTTTAAATAATCTTACCCCCCAAATAGGCATACTTAGCTCTAGAAAAACTGGGCATACCTGGTCCCAGCCTACATGTTTATTTTCATTAGTTTTATAATATAATAAAGTGttaaagtgtataattctttGTTCTAGTAATGCCacttctgggaattttttttctacCAATATGCATACGCACACACAGATTGTACCAGGTAATTCACCACAGCACTCGTTATAGTTACAAGTTACATTTGTGTAAAAAGCATGTGTACATGAATGTGTATATGCACAGAATAAATatggaaaaatacaaaaagaactgGGGGGGAGGCAAAAACGAGAAACTGGAGTTGTGAGATATAAACATTTTAGCATACTTTGATATCTTTTTAATTTCATACCATATACATGTTACTAATTcagtataaaaaattaaaatagttcaggaaaactggatgaatggaaacagggaacctggggtggagaaggggagagtgttgacacattgtggggttggcaaccaacgtcacaaaacaatatgcgtattatttaatgaaaaactctttgctatgtaaactttcacctaaatcacaataaaataaaaattcaaaaagggTTTTATGTAGTACAGCAGAAAAGATGTAGCTTTGACAACAGACAGACCCCAACTTAATCCCGGCCTCACTGCTTATTTACCCTAACATGAGCGTCTGAGCCTGCTTGTTCATCTGTCGGAGGAGGGCTATGTATGTGAAAACACCCAGCAAGCTGtaagtgcttttttaaaaaagttatcagAAATGAACGAACCAGGCTGGACTTTAAATTGAACCAATATTTAGAAGACCTGTCTACTCCCCACCATGTAGCGCACCTGGCAATTTTACGCGCATTGCCGTATTTGGTCTTCACAACAATCCTTTAAGGTAAGAACTGTAATCCCATTTGGCAGATGAGGGAATTAAGTCCCCTGGCTTGAGTGTAAAAGGTGGGAAGGAGGCAGCACAAGGAAACTGGGGAAGTGAAGCCCACCTGTGGAGACGGCAGCGGAAGTCTGGAGAAGGCTGTGGTCAGAGTCGTGGCTTCGCTGGCCACTTTCACAGCCGCCTCGTCTGCAGGGTGGAAGAGGAGGCAGGTGCCAATGTGTTAGTGCCAAAACAAGGCTGCAGCTGCTCGCAGACGTCAAAGACAATGCGTTCCCTCTTCACCCTTGCCGGCTGAGGCGTCTCAAAAACACCTCCAAAAATCACTGCCGAGGAAGGGTAAGGAGAGGTACCCCCACGCTGAGGATACGGCGGGGGAGCGTGGTCACCTCCCtgagggagagtgggagggaaaggggttgGGACGCAGCTCAGGGTGCAGAAGGGCCCAAGGATAAACGGAAGAGGTAAGGGATGGGGACGCCAAGACTAGCACTCACTGAGTCTCCTCCAAAACTTCTCCCGATTGAACTCCTCGGTGGTCTCCTGCGCTTCGCCGACTTGTGGGTGTGGCGCGTGGGGGCCGGGCGGGGGCAAAAGAAAAGCTGGAGTAAGCGGAGCCAGCTCTGCCCCCCACCTCCTCCGCCCCGACCGCCGCCACCGccccagcctgctctctccccagTCCCAACCCGCCTGTCATCGCCCCGCAACGGCGTCAGCTCACCCCGCACTCCAGGCATGAGCGACCGCAGCTCCACTGCCAAGTGCCGGAGCTGCTCCAAAGGCGGAGCCAGGGTGGGGAAGGCGGCTGCAGGGGCAGCTGTGCTTGCCATCTCAGTCGCTTGCCTGGTGACTACAAACGTCGCCACCGCCGGTACCAGAGACGCACTGCGGAAGCCACCCCACTTCCGGGAGCCACAAACTGAGGTCCGCTTCCGGCAACAACCCTTCACGCCCCGCCCCGGGAGCGCTGCCTCGCCCCTATCACTTCAGAGGCCGAGCCACGTGTCCACGTCAGCAGTCACTCTCCGAAGACAGGCCCCGCCTTCCTCCCGCCCCCAGGCGCCAGGCCACGCCTCCTCCCGCTGCCTGATGCTAAACCGCGCCCGCCCCTCCCCGCCTAAGGCCAGGCCACAACACGCAAGAGCCATATTGATTcctcattgattcattcatttatttgattaACTGAAAACACCCCCGACTAAGGAAGCTGAGAACCATAACCCTGCAGGAAAACAGGGCTAGGAGCTAACATCTGAAGGGCAGTTAGGGTCAGGTCCAAGTTCCAAGTTCCCTGCCCCTGAAGTGGCACCTCTGGCAACTGCTGAGTGCCAAGCACTGTACTAGGTGCTTTATGTGGGGTAACGTAAACACCCTGGGCCTCAGATGCTCCCATACATACACCCAGCCTGTGGATCCACCCTGAGGATCTCCTAGATTAGGGCTTTCTCTTCACAAAGGTCAATCAACCTTTTGCATTCTTGAGGAAGAAAGAAATCACAGCATTAATTAGAGATTTTCCTCCAGTCCATTCTGCAGCAATCAGTAGTGGGTAGTCCCTTTAACTCCCAGGTGTCCAAAAAGCTGCAGCTCCacgaagctctgccaccagcacTGGCTCTCCACCTGCTTCACTAGAGGTGGAGCTGAGCTGGGCCCAGCTGCTCATGGGGAGGCATGGCCTTCAGGAGCTCAGGTGGCTTTTTAACTGCACAATGAAGGTTCCAAGCTCAGTGGGGTTCAGTGTCCACACACAACGAATGAGAATGGGTGTCAGCAGTGTCAACCAGGTCCGCAAAGGGGAGAAGAAAAAAGCTAGGGTGCCATACGTCACGTGAAGGAAGTAGCAGGAGTAGACCTGCCAAACGTACAGTAGTAGCATAAGTAGGTGAACAGGTACAATTTTCAAGTATTTTCCTTGGTGGAGATGAGATCTGAAGTTGTGACCAAAGCACCGCTGCAACAAGCTCCAGGACAGGTAAGTCATCAAGGGGATGTTAAAAAACACCAGCTGCAAAGAGGAGCAGAGGAGAACCATTAGCTTTCTACCACGCCTTGGAGGGGTAGGTATCCTTAATACATTATTGGTAGCTCCCAAGAATGTTGCCTTTTCTCTTGGGGTTAGTTAGTTCTCTGATTCTCTCCTTTGATCACTTGCATATTATACAACAGTTCACTTATACTATAGTTAGTTTTGTATTTGCCTGTGTCCTTTTGTTCATCTTAAAGGCAGGTGTCATTTATGTTGAAATCTCCACTACCACATAACAGCAGATACTCAATAGAGTTTAAGTTGAAttgagtatgtgtatgtgtgtgtttatactcatgtgtacacacacacacatatatatatatatatataggctctaacttttttttttttttggttgatgggAACTTGggtatcagtattttttttccttatctctaTTTGAGGCGGCATGAGTGCTGGAATACAAATTAGAAGCTTTAATACAAGCTTAGGTGCTGTTacgattcattcatttattcaaaaagtaATTACTGGGCACTCATTATGTGGAAGGCACTGTACTACGCTCTCAGTTTTGGACACATGAGTGAGCAAGTCTGAAAAGATCCactatggagcttacattctaacagggagaagagagactgaaaaaaaaaaaagataactggtTGTGGTAAGTTCAATGAAAGAAAGAACTGGTCATGAAAGTAACTGGGAGATGACCTCTCTGAGGCCTGAGGACAGGAATGAATCAGTGGAGGGACatgcattccaggcagaaggaacaaatAAAAAGCCCAAAGGTGGGGGAGGCCTTTAAGGCCAATGTGTCTGGAGAATGACCAACCAGGTGTAGATTGGAGCAGACAGTAGGGCCCAGATAATGTCACTGCTCTGCTTAAAGGGTTATACTCTGAGAAGTGAGTG from Elephas maximus indicus isolate mEleMax1 chromosome 10, mEleMax1 primary haplotype, whole genome shotgun sequence includes:
- the CCNDBP1 gene encoding cyclin-D1-binding protein 1 is translated as MASTAAPAAAFPTLAPPLEQLRHLAVELRSLMPGVRVGEAQETTEEFNREKFWRRLNEAAVKVASEATTLTTAFSRLPLPSPQETQRFCELIRVAIEAIIAVYYSLPKGQGITLRKVVRGSILDIVDGMTQLVEALLITPSQSPENKDLIFCNTVWVACQQVPRIPRDNKAAALLMLTKSVNFVKDAHEEMERAVEECDPYSGLLNEEDNLVNDHRVDSDGHNDAEEDALGFPNNRDVYWSEEDQELIVPCLALVKASKASLKKIRISVAENGKKDQVAQLDDIVDISDEISPSVDDLALSIYPPVCHLTVRINSAKLVSVLKKALEITEASHVSPQPEDSWIPLLISAVDHCMNRIKELTQSALEL